The Elgaria multicarinata webbii isolate HBS135686 ecotype San Diego chromosome 1, rElgMul1.1.pri, whole genome shotgun sequence genome has a window encoding:
- the LOC134395052 gene encoding ammonium transporter Rh type A-like, producing the protein MSRVFTTSLRCRLPVLLFLFQGALLGFFILFVTYDEHTDAAAQPANSDPAANQLYVIFPLFQDIQLMLLVGLGLLLAFMKGYGVSAISYNFLLANFATQWALIVQGFVHHRHHGKIHLGLYNILTAEFAAVTILISAGAIMGRTSSVQLLLMGFCEIPLYVACEWLIVSYFRAVDVGGTITLHIFACYFGLGAAIALYRPGLQLGHPKETPSYISDLLSLVGTMFLWVFWPSFVAVLAQPGHAQHRAVLHTWITLSASALTSFATSSLLEKKGKLNMAHLQNATLAGGVAIGAVADMLITPSGAFVLGILSSLACILGFKYLTPFLSTRVHIQDQCGIHNLHGLPGIIGAMSGIMAILLVPDEAYGLQLHQVFPPRAPPLGNITLEATSVGEKLVRDASQQALYQAAALGVSFLVSLVGGYLAQPPDKFCFDDALYFKIQEPVETLSVDWTSGDLQVPLKDKA; encoded by the coding sequence ATGTCCAGAGTGTTCACTACCAGCCTCCGCTGCCGGTTGCCCGTCTTGCTGTTCCTCTTCCAAGGAGCCCTGCTGGGGTTTTTCATCCTCTTCGTGACGTACGATGAGCACACAGATGCCGCCGCCCAGCCTGCCAACTCTGACCCAGCTGCCAACCAGCTCTACGTCATCTTCCCCCTCTTCCAGGACATCCAGTTGATGTTGCTGGTGGGGCTGGGCTTGCTGTTGGCCTTCATGAAGGGCTATGGGGTCAGCGCCATATCCTACAACTTCCTGCTGGCCAACTTCGCCACGCAGTGGGCCCTGATCGTACAAGGCTTCGTACACCACCGCCACCATGGGAAGATCCACCTTGGCCTCTACAACATCCTCACTGCTGAATTTGCGGCAGTGACCATCCTAATCTCAGCCGGGGCCATCATGGGCCGGACAAGTTCCGTCCAGCTTCTTCTCATGGGCTTCTGCGAAATCCCCCTCTACGTGGCCTGCGAGTGGCTAATCGTGAGCTACTTTCGAGCTGTGGACGTGGGTGGAACCATCACTCTCCACATCTTTGCTTGCTATTTTGGGTTGGGTGCCGCCATTGCTCTGTACCGGCCAGGGCTGCAGCTGGGACATCCAAAGGAGACTCCCTCTTACATCTCTGATCTTCTGTCTTTGGTGGGAACCATGTTCCTTTGGGTGTTCTGGCCCAGTTTCGTGGCTGTCCTTGCCCAACCAGGGCACGCCCAGCACAGGGCTGTTCTCCACACGTGGATTACTCTCAGTGCCAGTGCCTTGACCTCCTTTGCAACCTCCAGCctcctggagaagaagggtaAGCTGAACATGGCCCACCTGCAGAACGCCACGTTGGCAGGAGGAGTGGCCATTGGTGCCGTGGCAGACATGCTCATTACTCCCTCCGGAGCCTTTGTCCTGGGCATCCTTTCGTCTCTGGCCTGTATCCTTGGCTTCAAATACCTGACACCATTTTTGTCCACCAGAGTCCACATCCAGGATCAATGTGGCATCCACAACCTTCATGGCTTGCCGGGCATCATTGGGGCCATGAGTGGAATTATGGCCATCTTGCTAGTACCGGATGAGGCCTATGGACTCCAGCTTCACCAGGTCTTTCCTCCACGTGCTCCACCACTAGGAAATATCACCCTGGAGGCAACTTCAGTTGGGGAGAAATTGGTAAGGGATGCCTCCCAGCAGGCGCTCTACCAAGCTGCTGCTCTTGGTGTCTCGTTCCTCGTGTCTCTTGTGGGAGGCTACCTCGCCCAGCCACCAGACAAATTCTGTTTTGATGATGCCCTTTATTTTAAGATCCAGGAGCCGGTGGAGACCTTGAGTGTTGATTGGACAAGCGGAGACCTCCAGGTACCACTGAAAGACAAAGCTTGA